The Amphiura filiformis unplaced genomic scaffold, Afil_fr2py scaffold_40, whole genome shotgun sequence genome includes a window with the following:
- the LOC140144125 gene encoding glucose-induced degradation protein 8 homolog, with amino-acid sequence MASSKPLEISKADWMERLQGMHITRADMNKLIMNYLVTEGFKEAAEKFQQESGTKANADLDMLADRVEIREAIQEGRIEEAIARVNDIHPELLDNDRYLYFHLQQQHLIELIRKGNLEGALDYAQTHLAERGEENSEILPELERTLALLAFENPETSPFADLMHPSQRQKVSSELNSAILEAENRASTPKLANMLKLLLWSQDQVDSKKVKFPKMKDLAKGEFTSPK; translated from the exons GCTTCTTCTAAGCCACTAGAGATAAGTAAAGCAGATTGGATGGAGAGGTTACAAGGAATGCATATAACAAGAGCAGATATGAACAAACTCATCATGAATTACTTAGTTACAG AGGGCTTCAAAGAAGCAGCAGAGAAATTCCAGCAAGAATCAGGCACCAAAGCTAATGCCGACCTAGACATGTTAGCTGATAGAGTGGAGATCAGGGAAGCTATACAAGAAGGGAGGATAGAAGAAGCTATAGCCAGAGTCAATGATATACATCCAGAACTATTAGATAATGATAGATATTTATATTTCCATTTACAG CAACAACATCTCATAGAACTGATCCGTAAAGGAAATCTTGAAGGTGCTTTAGACTACGCCCAGACACACCTAGCCGAGAGAGGTGAAGAAAACTCAGAAATCTTGCCTGAATTAGAAAGGACATTAGCATTGTTAGCTTTTGAGAATCCAGAGACATCACCATTTGCTGACCTTATGCATCCATCACAGAGACAGAAGGTAA GCAGTGAGTTGAATTCTGCTATCTTAGAGGCGGAGAACCGTGCTTCCACACCCAAACTAGCCAATATGTTAAAACTCTTGCTTTGGTCACAAGACCAAGTGGACTCCAAGAAAGTGAAATTTCCCAAAATGAAGGACCTTGCTAAAGGGGAATTCACATCACCAAAGTGA